A stretch of the Mycobacteroides immunogenum genome encodes the following:
- a CDS encoding EamA family transporter yields the protein MTDPSHHRLAAPALMLVSGTSMYIGAAAGVSLFRWLDPASVAWLRICGAALVFLAIARPRRMAWRGHALWWAGGFGVITALMNMSFYLAIDRLPLGTAVAIEFLGPITVAAIGSRSLRDGFSVLAALVGVMLIADVQLAAEPAGMAFALLAALFWAGYIVVGKRVSLQGNPAESLAVGFTVATVVTSPVVTLGIAHAHPDTPIPHVLVLGLLMGVLSNVIPYGLDQVILRRAGQSYFAVLLALLPLSATAIGVLVMHQIPSTPELFGILAIVVAVAVRRDSPPSVSASA from the coding sequence ATGACTGATCCCTCGCACCACCGGCTCGCCGCACCCGCACTCATGCTCGTCAGCGGGACGTCGATGTACATCGGCGCGGCGGCCGGAGTCAGCCTGTTCCGCTGGCTCGATCCGGCAAGCGTGGCCTGGCTGCGAATATGCGGTGCGGCGCTGGTGTTCCTGGCCATCGCCCGGCCCCGCCGGATGGCCTGGCGCGGCCACGCCCTGTGGTGGGCAGGCGGGTTCGGGGTAATCACCGCACTGATGAACATGTCGTTTTACCTGGCCATCGATCGGCTGCCACTCGGCACCGCGGTGGCCATCGAATTCCTGGGGCCAATCACCGTCGCGGCAATCGGTTCAAGGTCTCTGCGCGACGGGTTCTCAGTACTGGCCGCGCTCGTCGGCGTGATGCTGATTGCCGACGTGCAGCTCGCCGCCGAACCCGCGGGAATGGCGTTCGCACTGCTCGCGGCGCTGTTCTGGGCGGGGTACATCGTGGTGGGTAAACGTGTCTCACTGCAGGGAAATCCCGCGGAATCACTGGCCGTCGGGTTCACCGTCGCCACGGTGGTGACGTCGCCGGTCGTGACCCTCGGGATTGCCCACGCCCATCCCGACACACCGATCCCGCACGTCCTCGTACTGGGGCTATTGATGGGCGTGCTCTCCAATGTCATCCCGTACGGCCTCGACCAGGTGATCTTGCGGCGTGCCGGACAAAGCTACTTCGCGGTGCTCCTTGCGCTTCTGCCCCTCTCGGCGACCGCGATCGGCGTGCTTGTCATGCACCAGATTCCCAGCACTCCCGAGCTATTCGGCATTCTCGCGATCGTGGTGGCTGTCGCCGTGCGTCGCGACTCCCCGCCGAGTGTGAGCGCCAGCGCGTAA
- a CDS encoding TetR/AcrR family transcriptional regulator, translated as MTNLVDRPNSARGDRRRSELVHAGIELLCEGGWPAVTTRAVATRAGTNPGLIHYHFGGLAGLHCAVARQTCELVISPLVTTFLDAPDTRSALRAMRDALPEAASDDNAMHLAVELIAGATRDAALGAALGAKLKEVRAEVADHVRLRHPHWSRHRAAGLATLIIAFMDGLVLHHTVDPNIETAEAFSLLESLLDEEGNHEKDPKT; from the coding sequence ATGACCAACTTGGTCGATCGGCCAAATTCTGCGCGGGGTGATCGCCGTCGCTCGGAGTTGGTGCATGCCGGGATAGAGCTGTTGTGCGAGGGCGGCTGGCCCGCGGTGACCACACGGGCTGTGGCCACCCGCGCGGGCACCAACCCCGGATTGATCCACTACCACTTCGGCGGACTCGCCGGACTGCACTGTGCGGTCGCCCGTCAGACCTGCGAACTGGTGATCAGCCCCCTGGTCACGACGTTTCTCGACGCACCCGATACCCGTAGCGCCCTGCGCGCGATGCGCGACGCCCTTCCCGAGGCCGCCAGCGACGACAACGCGATGCACTTGGCCGTCGAGCTCATCGCTGGGGCGACTCGCGATGCCGCGCTGGGCGCAGCGCTGGGCGCCAAGCTCAAAGAGGTGCGCGCGGAGGTCGCCGACCATGTGCGGCTGCGGCATCCCCACTGGTCCCGGCACCGCGCCGCCGGATTGGCAACGCTGATCATCGCGTTCATGGACGGCCTGGTGCTGCATCACACGGTTGACCCCAATATTGAGACAGCCGAGGCATTTTCGCTTCTCGAAAGCCTGCTAGACGAGGAAGGGAACCATGAGAAAGATCCAAAAACCTAA
- a CDS encoding nitroreductase family deazaflavin-dependent oxidoreductase, whose protein sequence is MRKIQKPNPPTGLQRILWRLPISLFRAHLGFLVSKRIMLLTHIGRNSGQPRQAALEVVEHREDGSIIAASGFGAAADWYKNVRKTPEVTIQVGARTRQARAVALSTDEGGDLMAHYAMKRPRSAKQLSRLMGFEVDGSAADFREVGRAIPFVRFAPAD, encoded by the coding sequence ATGAGAAAGATCCAAAAACCTAATCCCCCAACCGGATTGCAGCGCATCCTGTGGCGCCTGCCCATCTCACTTTTTCGGGCCCATCTCGGCTTTCTGGTGAGCAAGCGCATCATGCTGTTGACGCACATCGGCCGGAACTCGGGCCAGCCCCGCCAGGCCGCGCTCGAGGTCGTCGAACACCGTGAGGACGGCAGCATCATCGCGGCCTCGGGGTTCGGCGCCGCGGCCGACTGGTACAAGAACGTCCGCAAGACACCCGAAGTCACTATTCAGGTCGGCGCCCGGACACGGCAGGCGCGGGCGGTCGCGCTATCCACTGACGAGGGAGGTGACCTGATGGCGCACTACGCAATGAAACGCCCGCGGTCGGCCAAGCAGCTGAGCCGCCTCATGGGATTTGAAGTCGACGGCTCTGCCGCAGACTTTCGCGAGGTGGGCCGGGCCATTCCGTTCGTGCGATTCGCGCCCGCCGACTAG
- a CDS encoding ABC transporter ATP-binding protein/permease produces MKTATDWGTEIWRSLVWVGWVWPLTSAVFVTIAFLIVQFTQWGRQFWRITGQYFTTRAGRGGLVLLGLVLLSVVVNVRLSVVFTYYYNDMSASIQYIVQALARDGQGMPEAKAFFWLNIRRFCLLAGINIAVVVTDLYLLQAFIIRWRVWLTERVTVDWLSKRAFYRSRFIDNTIDNPDQRIQADINNFVAMSSAPEQLQSSSLHLAFGAVNACISLPSFTIILWDLSGPLNIFGFEMPRALVFLTYIYVIVTTLIAFRIGRPLIRRFFLNERLNAMFRYALVRLRDTSESVAFYRGERAESKQLKSRFDAIIGNFWQLVYRSMGFTGWNFAVSQTAAVFNSVLQVPRLIAGQITYGDVSQSASAVGQLQTSLSFFRNAYDNFAAYRATVMRLDGLLQADSQSRELPMLEPGDQADGVTLNNIYVRKPNGDSLIDDLNLSLTAGDALLIKGQSGSGKTTLLRSLAGLWPYTDGDWTRPGGDHETMFISQLPYLPLGNLRDALSYPAESGTFSDEELLQTLEKVSLAHLADRLDEEADWIKVLSPGEQQRVAFARILLIKPKAVFMDESTSSLDEGLEFSLYRLLRSELPGCTLVSVGHRSTIDQHHDHRLQLDTDGRWSLSPL; encoded by the coding sequence ATGAAGACGGCGACCGACTGGGGTACCGAGATATGGCGATCGCTGGTATGGGTCGGTTGGGTCTGGCCGCTGACCTCAGCAGTCTTCGTCACCATCGCCTTCTTGATCGTTCAGTTCACGCAGTGGGGACGGCAGTTCTGGCGTATCACGGGCCAGTACTTCACCACCCGCGCGGGGCGGGGCGGCTTGGTTCTGCTGGGACTGGTGCTGCTCTCCGTCGTCGTGAACGTCCGCCTGTCGGTGGTATTCACCTATTACTACAACGACATGTCCGCGTCGATTCAGTACATCGTCCAGGCGCTGGCCCGCGACGGTCAGGGCATGCCCGAGGCCAAGGCATTCTTCTGGCTCAACATCCGGCGGTTCTGCCTTTTGGCGGGTATCAACATCGCCGTGGTGGTCACCGACCTCTATCTGTTGCAGGCGTTCATCATTCGGTGGCGTGTGTGGCTCACCGAGCGCGTCACCGTTGACTGGCTCTCCAAGCGGGCGTTCTACCGGTCACGCTTCATCGACAACACCATCGACAACCCGGATCAGCGAATTCAGGCCGATATCAACAACTTTGTCGCCATGTCGAGCGCACCGGAGCAGCTGCAAAGCTCGTCACTACATCTGGCATTCGGCGCCGTCAACGCATGCATCTCGCTGCCGTCGTTCACCATCATCCTGTGGGATCTCTCGGGGCCGCTGAATATCTTCGGGTTCGAGATGCCCAGAGCCCTGGTATTTCTCACCTACATCTACGTGATCGTCACTACCTTGATCGCCTTCCGGATCGGGCGCCCACTGATCCGCAGATTCTTCCTCAACGAACGCCTCAACGCTATGTTCCGGTACGCGCTGGTGCGCCTGCGCGACACCTCGGAAAGCGTGGCCTTCTATCGCGGCGAGAGGGCCGAGTCCAAACAACTCAAGAGCCGCTTCGACGCGATCATCGGTAACTTTTGGCAGCTGGTCTATCGGAGCATGGGATTCACCGGCTGGAACTTCGCGGTGTCCCAAACCGCCGCGGTCTTCAACTCGGTGCTGCAGGTGCCACGACTCATCGCGGGACAGATCACCTACGGTGACGTGAGCCAAAGCGCCAGCGCGGTAGGACAACTACAGACCTCGCTGTCATTCTTCCGCAATGCCTACGACAACTTCGCCGCCTATCGTGCGACGGTCATGCGCTTGGACGGCCTGCTACAAGCCGACTCTCAATCGCGCGAGCTGCCCATGCTGGAGCCGGGCGATCAGGCAGACGGCGTCACCCTGAACAACATCTACGTGCGTAAGCCCAACGGCGACAGCTTGATCGACGACCTGAACCTCAGCCTTACCGCTGGAGACGCGCTGTTGATCAAAGGGCAGTCAGGTAGCGGCAAAACCACGCTGCTGCGCTCCCTCGCGGGGCTGTGGCCGTACACCGATGGCGATTGGACCCGCCCCGGCGGTGATCACGAGACCATGTTCATTTCGCAGCTGCCGTACCTACCGCTTGGCAACCTGCGCGATGCGCTCTCCTATCCGGCCGAGTCGGGCACCTTCTCCGACGAGGAGTTGCTCCAGACCTTGGAGAAGGTGTCCCTGGCTCACCTCGCCGATCGCCTCGATGAGGAAGCCGACTGGATCAAGGTGCTCTCCCCCGGTGAACAACAACGCGTCGCCTTCGCACGCATCTTGCTCATCAAACCCAAGGCCGTCTTCATGGACGAGTCGACATCCTCACTCGACGAAGGGCTCGAGTTCTCGCTCTACCGTCTGCTGCGCAGCGAACTACCCGGCTGCACGCTCGTCAGCGTCGGCCACCGCAGCACCATCGATCAGCACCACGATCACAGGCTTCAGTTAGACACCGACGGCCGGTGGTCTCTATCACCGCTATGA
- a CDS encoding NAD(P)-dependent alcohol dehydrogenase, with protein sequence MVSVSAYAATSGKDPLVPTTIERREVGPHDVFIDIKFAGICHSDIHTVRDEWGRASYPIVPGHEIAGVITEVGSEVTKFKPGDHAGVGCFVDSCRECPSCLAGLEQFCERGMVGTYGAKDRDGTQTQGGYSQAIVVDENYVLRIPDSLPLDAAAPLLCAGITTFSPLRHWNAGPGKRVAVVGLGGLGHMAVKLGKAMGAEVTVLSQSLKKMEDGLRLGASHYYATADPDTFKSLRSSFDLILNTVSSNLDMGKYLGLLGVDGTLVELGLPENPIEVPGFPLLANRRSISGSLIGGIPETQEMLDFCAKHGIGSEIEVIDASYINEAYERVVASDVRYRFVIDTATL encoded by the coding sequence ATGGTCTCCGTGTCGGCTTATGCCGCGACTTCCGGTAAGGACCCGCTGGTCCCCACCACAATCGAACGTCGCGAGGTCGGTCCGCACGATGTCTTCATCGACATCAAATTCGCGGGTATCTGTCACTCCGATATCCACACTGTCCGTGACGAGTGGGGCCGCGCCAGCTACCCCATCGTCCCTGGTCACGAGATTGCCGGCGTCATCACCGAGGTCGGCTCCGAGGTAACCAAATTCAAGCCGGGCGATCACGCGGGCGTCGGCTGCTTCGTCGACTCCTGCCGTGAGTGTCCCAGCTGCCTTGCTGGACTGGAGCAGTTCTGTGAGCGCGGCATGGTGGGCACCTACGGTGCCAAAGATCGCGACGGCACCCAGACACAGGGTGGATACAGCCAGGCCATCGTTGTCGACGAGAACTACGTCCTGCGTATCCCCGACAGCCTTCCCCTGGATGCGGCAGCGCCACTGCTGTGCGCCGGTATCACCACCTTCTCTCCGCTGCGGCACTGGAACGCCGGCCCCGGCAAGCGCGTCGCGGTCGTCGGTCTGGGTGGTCTCGGTCACATGGCCGTCAAACTGGGTAAAGCGATGGGCGCCGAGGTGACAGTGCTGAGCCAGTCACTCAAGAAGATGGAAGACGGCCTGCGCCTGGGCGCCAGCCACTACTACGCGACCGCCGACCCCGATACTTTCAAGTCGCTGCGGAGCAGCTTCGACCTGATCCTCAACACCGTGTCCTCGAACCTGGACATGGGCAAGTATTTGGGTCTGCTGGGCGTCGACGGCACCCTGGTGGAGTTGGGCCTGCCCGAGAACCCGATCGAGGTCCCGGGCTTCCCGCTGCTGGCCAACAGGCGCAGCATCTCGGGATCGTTGATCGGTGGCATTCCGGAAACCCAAGAGATGCTTGATTTCTGCGCCAAGCACGGCATTGGCTCGGAGATCGAGGTCATCGACGCCTCGTACATCAACGAGGCCTACGAGCGCGTGGTTGCCAGCGACGTGCGATACCGCTTCGTCATCGATACCGCCACGCTCTAA
- a CDS encoding LLM class flavin-dependent oxidoreductase: protein MTRVIRFNAFDMNCVAHQSPGLWRHPDDQSWRYKDLSYWTNLAKLLERGRFDGLFIADVLGTYDIYGASDEAAIRQAAQIPVADPLLLVSAMALVTEHLGFGVTTGTGFEHPYPFARRLSTLDHLTGGRVGWNVVTGYLPAAARNMGQTDQPAHDARYDHADEYLEVLYKLWEGSWEDGAVVRDAARGVFTDPDKVHHIGHEGTHFTVPGVHLVEPSPQRTPVIYQAGSSPRGVRFAAENAEAVFTAAPTKELLRQTVTTIRRELELAGRDPYAAKIFNLTTVVTGENSEAAHAKHAELLSYGSAEGALVFMSGWMGVDLARYGLDEPIGNVDSNAILSAVAAFQAATADGREWKVRDIAEWGEIGGMGPRVVGSGSEVADTLQEWVDETDVDGFNLAYAITPGTFEDFVEHVVPILTERGAYQNAYTPGTLRHKLLGNGDRLPEEHRGAKYRIGGPLSTIIDRPSTVPSSSGSTAPAPTRGR, encoded by the coding sequence ATGACCCGCGTCATCCGTTTCAACGCGTTCGATATGAATTGTGTTGCGCACCAATCCCCCGGCCTATGGCGGCACCCCGACGACCAGTCCTGGCGGTACAAGGATCTGTCCTACTGGACCAACCTGGCCAAGCTTCTCGAGCGAGGCCGATTCGACGGATTGTTCATCGCCGACGTGCTGGGTACCTATGACATCTACGGCGCCAGTGATGAGGCGGCCATCCGTCAGGCCGCGCAGATTCCAGTGGCCGATCCGCTGCTTTTGGTCTCGGCGATGGCGTTGGTCACCGAACATCTGGGCTTCGGCGTCACCACGGGTACCGGATTTGAGCATCCGTACCCGTTCGCGCGCAGGCTATCCACCCTCGATCACCTCACCGGCGGGCGGGTCGGATGGAACGTGGTCACCGGATATCTACCCGCTGCCGCCCGCAACATGGGTCAGACCGATCAGCCCGCACACGATGCCCGGTATGACCACGCCGATGAGTACCTCGAGGTGCTCTACAAGTTATGGGAAGGCTCATGGGAGGACGGCGCCGTCGTCCGCGATGCCGCCCGTGGCGTCTTCACCGATCCCGACAAGGTGCACCACATCGGCCATGAGGGAACGCATTTCACCGTTCCTGGCGTGCACTTGGTGGAGCCGTCACCGCAACGTACGCCGGTGATCTATCAAGCCGGGTCCTCACCGCGCGGGGTACGTTTTGCCGCGGAGAACGCCGAGGCGGTGTTCACCGCCGCCCCCACCAAGGAACTGCTGCGCCAGACGGTGACCACCATCCGCCGCGAATTGGAGCTTGCGGGACGCGATCCCTACGCCGCCAAAATTTTCAACCTCACCACGGTGGTTACCGGGGAGAACTCTGAAGCGGCACATGCCAAACACGCCGAATTGCTGAGCTACGGCAGTGCCGAGGGCGCCCTGGTGTTCATGTCCGGCTGGATGGGTGTGGACCTCGCCCGCTACGGCCTGGACGAACCGATCGGAAATGTGGATTCCAACGCGATCCTGTCGGCGGTCGCGGCCTTTCAGGCGGCCACCGCCGACGGCCGGGAGTGGAAGGTGCGCGATATCGCCGAGTGGGGCGAGATCGGCGGGATGGGACCGCGGGTTGTCGGTTCCGGCAGCGAGGTCGCCGACACCTTGCAGGAGTGGGTGGATGAGACCGACGTCGATGGCTTCAACCTGGCCTACGCGATTACGCCGGGCACCTTCGAGGACTTCGTAGAGCATGTGGTCCCGATACTAACCGAGCGCGGCGCCTACCAAAACGCCTACACCCCAGGAACATTGCGCCACAAGCTGCTGGGCAACGGCGACCGGCTACCCGAGGAACATCGAGGAGCCAAGTACCGGATCGGTGGGCCACTCTCGACGATCATCGATCGACCGTCGACCGTGCCGTCATCGTCGGGGTCCACGGCGCCGGCACCGACGCGGGGGCGCTAG
- a CDS encoding DUF3349 domain-containing protein has translation MTSTSIIGSIVSWLSAGYPEGVPPTDRFPLLALLRRTLTEEQVKEVVAKLTDPESSAQVDGVVSKDEIEKFISDVTKDEPTAQDISRVASRLAAGGWPLAGVDATALNA, from the coding sequence GTGACGAGCACATCGATTATTGGTTCGATCGTTTCCTGGCTGTCCGCCGGATACCCGGAGGGGGTACCTCCCACCGATCGGTTCCCGCTGTTGGCGCTGTTGCGTCGCACGTTGACCGAGGAGCAGGTCAAGGAAGTCGTCGCCAAGCTGACCGACCCGGAATCGTCGGCTCAGGTTGATGGTGTGGTGAGCAAGGATGAGATCGAGAAGTTCATCTCGGACGTGACCAAGGATGAGCCAACCGCTCAAGACATTTCACGCGTTGCCTCACGTCTGGCGGCCGGCGGCTGGCCGTTGGCTGGTGTGGACGCCACCGCGCTCAACGCGTAA
- the nrdF gene encoding class 1b ribonucleoside-diphosphate reductase subunit beta, whose product MKLVSRVSAINWNRVPDEKDAEVWDRLTGNFWLPEKVPVSNDIQSWNTLTDHEKQLTMRVFTGLTLLDTIQGTVGAVSLIPDAITPHEEAVYTNIAFMESVHAKSYSSIFSTLCSTREIDDAFRWSEENPNLQRKAEIVMGYYQGDEPLKRKVASTLLESFLFYSGFYLPMYWSSRAKLTNTADMIRLIIRDEAVHGYYIGYKFQRGLEGVDEAKRAEIKEYTYDLLYELYENETDYTEDLYDEVGLTEDVKKFLRYNANKALMNLGYEALFPREETDVNPAILSALSPNADENHDFFSGSGSSYVIGKAVNTEDEDWNF is encoded by the coding sequence CTGAAGCTGGTCAGCCGCGTGTCGGCGATCAACTGGAATCGGGTTCCCGATGAAAAGGATGCCGAAGTCTGGGACCGGCTTACCGGTAACTTCTGGCTGCCCGAGAAGGTGCCAGTATCCAATGACATCCAGTCCTGGAATACCCTGACCGATCACGAAAAGCAGTTGACCATGCGGGTTTTCACGGGCCTGACGCTGCTCGACACCATTCAGGGCACCGTCGGCGCGGTCAGTTTGATTCCCGATGCGATCACGCCGCACGAAGAGGCGGTGTACACCAACATCGCATTCATGGAGTCGGTGCACGCCAAGAGCTACAGCTCGATTTTCTCGACGCTGTGCTCCACGCGCGAGATCGATGACGCGTTCCGCTGGTCCGAGGAGAACCCGAACCTGCAACGCAAGGCCGAGATCGTCATGGGGTACTACCAGGGCGACGAGCCGCTCAAGCGCAAGGTTGCCTCGACCTTGCTGGAGAGCTTTCTGTTCTACTCCGGCTTCTATCTTCCGATGTACTGGTCCAGCCGCGCCAAGCTCACCAACACCGCCGACATGATTCGCCTCATCATCCGCGACGAGGCTGTGCACGGGTACTACATCGGCTACAAGTTCCAGCGCGGTCTGGAGGGCGTCGATGAGGCCAAGCGTGCCGAGATCAAGGAGTACACGTACGACCTGCTCTACGAGCTGTATGAGAACGAAACCGATTACACCGAGGATCTTTACGACGAGGTTGGGCTGACGGAGGACGTCAAGAAGTTCTTGCGTTACAACGCCAACAAGGCCCTGATGAACCTGGGCTACGAGGCGCTGTTCCCGCGCGAGGAGACCGACGTCAACCCGGCGATCCTGTCGGCGCTATCGCCGAACGCCGACGAGAACCACGACTTCTTCTCCGGCTCGGGTTCCTCGTACGTCATCGGTAAGGCTGTGAACACCGAAGACGAGGACTGGAACTTCTAG
- a CDS encoding SDR family oxidoreductase encodes MDKITGKNIAITGAARGIGYATATALLRLGARVVIGDRDVEALGSAVEGLKEEGNVDAHPLDVTDPASFKRFLEAAGAGGPVDVLINNAGVMPIGPFLSTSDRAIRSMLEVNLYGVINGCQLALPEMVARGRGQIVNIASVAGLMAVPGMAVYNASKFGVVGLSRALSDEFAPQGVQVSAVLPTFTNTELIAGTDSTGAQKPVEPEDIAAAVVRIIEKPRVQVTVPKPLGAVTTLVNSLPTGIRRFMSKKTGTDRVFLEFDTSARSAYENRAGSSLGVTKPDGE; translated from the coding sequence ATGGACAAAATCACGGGCAAAAACATCGCCATTACGGGTGCCGCGCGCGGTATCGGGTACGCCACCGCCACTGCTCTCCTGCGGCTCGGTGCCCGAGTGGTGATCGGTGACCGTGATGTCGAGGCCCTTGGATCGGCCGTGGAGGGGCTCAAGGAGGAAGGCAACGTCGACGCGCATCCGCTCGATGTCACCGACCCGGCCTCGTTCAAGCGATTCCTCGAAGCCGCGGGCGCTGGCGGGCCCGTCGACGTGCTCATCAACAACGCCGGCGTCATGCCGATCGGGCCGTTTCTGTCCACCAGCGACCGCGCGATTCGGTCGATGCTGGAGGTGAACCTGTACGGCGTGATCAACGGATGTCAGCTCGCTCTGCCGGAGATGGTGGCGCGCGGCCGCGGCCAAATCGTCAACATCGCCTCCGTCGCCGGCCTGATGGCCGTACCCGGCATGGCGGTCTACAACGCGTCCAAGTTCGGCGTCGTGGGCCTCTCGCGCGCTCTCAGCGATGAGTTCGCACCACAAGGAGTGCAGGTCAGCGCGGTACTACCGACCTTCACCAATACGGAGCTGATCGCGGGCACCGATTCCACCGGGGCGCAGAAGCCCGTCGAACCCGAGGACATCGCCGCCGCGGTGGTGCGCATCATCGAGAAGCCCCGGGTCCAGGTCACCGTGCCGAAGCCGCTGGGCGCGGTCACCACGCTGGTCAATTCTCTGCCCACCGGAATCCGCCGGTTCATGAGCAAGAAGACCGGCACCGACCGCGTCTTCCTGGAATTCGACACCAGCGCCCGCAGCGCGTACGAGAACCGCGCGGGGTCAAGCCTGGGCGTGACCAAACCCGACGGCGAATAG
- a CDS encoding NAD(P)/FAD-dependent oxidoreductase — protein MSENHYDIAVVGGGPAGSSAAWQAARTGARVVLVDKAEFPRDKPCGDGLTARAVSYLQKMGLASEVAQFHRVDGVRVDSGSVWELTFPKRPGMPDHGHVVRRPELDTLLLKHAESAGVEVRQSTEAVGPVGDGDLVKGVEVKTANGSRETISADAVIVADGAYSPFKRAMNIDSEYKGYSAIAIRAEMTANREDSNMLDIDLRIHHQQDALPGYGWVFPLGGGRINIGIGYVNSYRKWQDVNAAQVLDAYMQKLPKEWELPDLAELRKNKGVRAWRLPMGFTAWPPWRPGVLFAGDSLGAGKPASGAGISKALESGLAAGECAVAALQNAGPRDFTNYEQRMNEAWGKEYKRGRMMHRAIGNPWLCAQGIKLIDNDLFRDRMLKVLYKRAQGPGHKTSH, from the coding sequence GTGAGCGAGAACCACTACGACATCGCGGTAGTCGGCGGGGGCCCGGCGGGGTCATCCGCGGCCTGGCAGGCCGCCCGTACGGGTGCCCGCGTGGTTCTCGTCGATAAGGCCGAATTCCCACGTGACAAGCCATGCGGCGACGGGCTGACCGCCCGCGCGGTGAGTTACCTGCAGAAGATGGGGCTGGCCAGCGAGGTCGCCCAGTTCCACCGGGTCGACGGTGTGCGGGTGGATAGCGGCAGCGTCTGGGAGCTCACCTTCCCCAAGCGCCCTGGTATGCCCGATCACGGGCATGTGGTGCGCCGCCCCGAGTTGGACACCCTGCTGCTCAAGCACGCGGAGTCCGCGGGCGTCGAGGTGCGCCAGTCCACCGAAGCGGTGGGACCGGTCGGCGACGGAGACCTGGTCAAGGGTGTCGAAGTGAAGACGGCCAACGGATCTCGCGAAACCATCTCCGCAGACGCGGTGATCGTCGCCGACGGTGCGTACTCCCCCTTCAAGCGGGCGATGAACATCGACTCGGAATACAAGGGATACAGCGCGATCGCGATCCGCGCCGAGATGACGGCCAACCGCGAAGACTCGAACATGCTCGACATCGATCTGCGGATCCACCACCAGCAGGACGCGCTGCCCGGATATGGCTGGGTGTTCCCGCTCGGCGGTGGCCGCATCAACATCGGCATCGGGTACGTCAATAGCTACCGCAAGTGGCAGGACGTCAACGCCGCGCAGGTGCTCGACGCTTACATGCAGAAGTTGCCCAAGGAATGGGAACTGCCCGATCTTGCCGAACTGCGCAAGAACAAGGGTGTGCGCGCCTGGCGTCTGCCCATGGGATTCACCGCCTGGCCGCCGTGGCGCCCGGGCGTGCTCTTCGCCGGCGACTCGCTGGGCGCGGGCAAGCCCGCCAGCGGAGCCGGTATCTCCAAGGCGCTCGAATCCGGTTTGGCAGCAGGCGAATGCGCAGTGGCGGCGTTGCAAAACGCCGGGCCACGCGACTTCACCAACTACGAGCAGCGGATGAACGAGGCTTGGGGCAAGGAATACAAGCGCGGCCGCATGATGCACCGCGCGATCGGGAACCCGTGGCTGTGCGCGCAGGGCATCAAGCTCATCGACAACGATCTCTTCCGTGACCGCATGCTCAAGGTGTTGTACAAGCGAGCGCAGGGTCCCGGACACAAGACGTCGCACTAG
- a CDS encoding YoaK family protein, giving the protein MVLATGLSTVAGFLDAIGFVHLGGYFLSFMSGNTTRMAASTATQHWESAYKAAGLIGMFFIGVMIGAIASRVSGEHERVAVLAVASTTVAAAAITQDLGAGVASLLITSLAMGAMNSVFQRSGEVQVGLTYITGTVVKAGQRLVDAFFGGPRWVWLRYITLWAGLTIGAVLGAATYHRIGLDALWVGLTLLAVSTIATWAVQRSSRPLLNSD; this is encoded by the coding sequence ATGGTGCTGGCCACCGGACTGTCAACTGTCGCAGGGTTTCTCGACGCGATCGGATTTGTACACCTGGGCGGGTACTTCCTGTCGTTCATGAGCGGCAATACCACCAGGATGGCCGCCTCGACCGCCACCCAACACTGGGAATCCGCTTATAAGGCCGCCGGTTTGATCGGCATGTTCTTCATCGGCGTGATGATCGGCGCGATCGCCTCGAGGGTAAGCGGCGAACACGAGCGCGTCGCCGTACTGGCCGTAGCCTCGACAACCGTTGCCGCGGCTGCCATCACCCAGGACTTGGGCGCAGGTGTTGCCTCGCTGCTCATCACCTCGCTTGCGATGGGGGCGATGAACTCCGTTTTCCAGCGCTCCGGCGAGGTCCAGGTCGGGCTCACCTACATCACCGGCACCGTGGTCAAGGCCGGACAGCGGCTCGTGGACGCTTTCTTCGGCGGGCCCCGCTGGGTGTGGCTGCGCTACATCACGCTGTGGGCCGGGCTAACCATCGGCGCCGTGTTGGGCGCCGCGACATATCACCGCATCGGGCTCGACGCGCTGTGGGTGGGATTGACGCTGCTCGCCGTGTCCACCATCGCCACCTGGGCGGTGCAGCGGTCGAGCCGCCCGCTACTAAATTCGGACTAG